One window of the Methanobrevibacter millerae genome contains the following:
- a CDS encoding YciI family protein, whose translation MNAYAVVSHFRDDIPEQKEVMKILKEHLKYFAKCSEEGKVLIAGPHAQEDGSFGGGGVMVLKTNSKEEAEDLMANDPFVSKNIVDYTIYEFRVVNLRPELKEWFES comes from the coding sequence ATGAATGCGTATGCAGTTGTATCTCATTTTAGGGATGACATACCAGAACAAAAAGAAGTAATGAAAATATTAAAAGAGCACTTGAAATATTTCGCAAAATGCAGTGAAGAGGGTAAAGTCCTTATTGCAGGACCCCATGCCCAAGAAGACGGTTCCTTTGGTGGAGGTGGAGTCATGGTATTGAAGACCAATTCAAAAGAAGAGGCTGAAGACCTTATGGCCAATGATCCGTTTGTAAGCAAAAACATTGTAGATTACACCATCTATGAATTTAGAGTAGTTAATCTTAGACCGGAATTAAAAGAATGGTTTGAATCTTAA
- a CDS encoding queuosine precursor transporter, whose translation MNNRTINMFENMNKSELYAILAGVFTASLIISNIIAGKTFEFFNFMLPCGVIIFPIIYIVNDVLAECYGYEKARNIILLGFLMNLVAVICYNITMILPAPPFFEGVEAFNIVLGSTARLLMASFLAYIVGSLLNAKMMVYLKAKSEDKLFARCILSTLVGEGCDALIFITVGFFGTMPLEALLLMIIVQALFKTIYEIIVYPFTRIVILKVKSLN comes from the coding sequence ATGAACAATAGAACAATTAACATGTTTGAAAATATGAATAAGAGCGAATTGTATGCAATTCTTGCAGGTGTTTTCACCGCATCCCTAATCATATCAAATATCATTGCCGGAAAAACATTTGAATTTTTTAATTTCATGCTTCCGTGCGGTGTTATTATTTTTCCCATTATTTACATTGTCAATGATGTTTTGGCGGAATGTTATGGTTATGAAAAGGCAAGAAACATCATTCTTTTAGGTTTTCTAATGAATCTTGTGGCCGTAATCTGCTATAACATAACGATGATTTTGCCGGCGCCGCCATTTTTCGAAGGCGTTGAAGCGTTCAACATTGTTTTGGGCTCAACGGCAAGGCTGTTAATGGCCAGTTTTCTTGCATATATTGTGGGATCTCTTTTGAATGCTAAGATGATGGTTTATCTGAAAGCAAAATCGGAAGATAAATTATTTGCAAGATGTATATTGTCCACATTGGTCGGTGAGGGCTGTGATGCATTAATTTTTATTACGGTAGGATTTTTTGGAACGATGCCGTTAGAAGCATTGCTCTTGATGATTATTGTACAGGCATTGTTCAAGACGATTTATGAGATAATTGTGTATCCGTTTACCAGAATCGTCATTTTAAAAGTAAAAAGCCTGAATTAA
- a CDS encoding OB-fold nucleic acid binding domain-containing protein, translating into MKITDDKLLKMALITSMIGLIGLILFTPLIEVKEVKIEDITRSMIDEEVSINCVVTDVKSSKSGSSYFLTINDGTGQMTLVIFESQVAQMQTNSFDIKDFKDKEVNVVGKITEYNNEMEIVLSSGNSLKIRAK; encoded by the coding sequence ATGAAAATCACAGATGACAAACTATTGAAAATGGCTCTGATAACTTCAATGATTGGTTTAATCGGCCTGATTTTATTTACACCATTAATTGAAGTTAAGGAAGTAAAAATTGAAGACATAACACGTTCCATGATTGATGAGGAAGTAAGCATTAACTGCGTAGTTACAGATGTTAAATCCTCAAAAAGCGGGAGCAGTTACTTCCTTACAATCAATGACGGAACCGGACAGATGACGCTTGTAATCTTTGAAAGCCAAGTTGCCCAGATGCAGACGAACAGCTTTGACATCAAGGACTTTAAGGACAAGGAAGTCAATGTGGTGGGAAAGATTACCGAATACAACAATGAAATGGAAATAGTTTTATCAAGCGGAAATAGTCTGAAAATCCGTGCCAAATGA
- the glmM gene encoding phosphoglucosamine mutase: MSNEKRLFGTFGVRRTANDVLTPEFASRLAACYGTQIQGTVAVGGDTRTSTPMLMEAVKAGLLSSGCDVVDLGILPTPGVQYAVRKYYDGGVMITASHNPPKYNGIKFLDEYGIGIPDEMDLAIEELYFDSEPKRAEWAEIGQIYHNDKIIDEYVDEAISKVDADAIREAKLKVVVDCGSGAGAYTAPYLIRKLGCEVTTLNCQADGAFPGRDPEPIEENLQELISVVKELGADIGLAHDGDADRTICIDEKGNFVLGDKTFTLVEKQMLKENDGGIIVTTVATSQAIYDIADEYNGEVIATAVGDLLVARELHEKDGLFGGEENGGLIFPDFVYGRDAVMTVAKILEILALEKKTLSELVSELPVYYARKMKIECPDDQKQSVMSQIAEEIKTTTDFELDLTDGVKILKEDGWVIIRPSGTEPIFRCFAESDTQEKADEMTEWGISLIKKYKE, translated from the coding sequence ATGTCAAATGAAAAAAGATTATTCGGAACATTTGGTGTTAGAAGGACTGCAAATGACGTTTTAACACCGGAATTTGCTTCAAGACTTGCAGCATGTTACGGAACTCAAATTCAAGGTACCGTTGCAGTCGGTGGAGATACGAGAACCTCTACGCCAATGTTAATGGAAGCTGTAAAGGCAGGTCTTTTATCATCAGGATGTGATGTTGTGGATTTGGGAATCCTGCCAACCCCCGGCGTTCAATATGCTGTCCGCAAGTATTATGATGGAGGAGTAATGATTACCGCTTCACACAATCCTCCAAAATATAACGGTATTAAATTTTTAGACGAATACGGTATCGGAATTCCTGACGAAATGGATTTGGCCATTGAGGAACTGTACTTCGACAGCGAACCTAAAAGAGCCGAATGGGCAGAAATCGGACAGATTTATCATAACGATAAAATCATAGACGAGTACGTTGATGAGGCAATTTCAAAAGTAGATGCCGATGCTATCCGTGAAGCCAAGCTTAAAGTGGTTGTTGACTGCGGAAGCGGTGCAGGAGCTTATACTGCACCTTATCTAATACGTAAGCTGGGCTGTGAAGTAACCACTCTCAACTGTCAGGCCGACGGGGCTTTTCCTGGCCGTGACCCTGAGCCTATTGAGGAAAATTTACAGGAGCTAATCAGCGTCGTTAAGGAACTGGGCGCAGATATCGGTCTTGCCCACGACGGTGACGCAGACAGGACAATCTGTATTGACGAGAAAGGAAACTTCGTTTTGGGAGACAAGACATTCACCCTCGTTGAAAAGCAGATGCTTAAGGAAAACGACGGCGGAATTATCGTTACGACCGTTGCAACATCCCAGGCCATCTATGACATTGCGGATGAATACAATGGCGAAGTAATAGCTACTGCAGTCGGAGACCTGCTCGTTGCACGTGAACTGCATGAAAAGGACGGATTATTCGGCGGTGAAGAAAACGGCGGTTTGATTTTCCCTGACTTTGTCTACGGAAGAGATGCCGTAATGACGGTTGCCAAGATTTTAGAGATTCTGGCCCTTGAGAAAAAAACACTCTCCGAACTTGTATCCGAGCTTCCTGTTTATTACGCCCGAAAGATGAAAATCGAATGTCCGGACGACCAGAAGCAGTCAGTAATGTCACAGATTGCTGAAGAAATCAAGACCACAACCGATTTTGAGCTGGACCTGACTGACGGCGTTAAAATCTTAAAAGAGGACGGCTGGGTTATCATCAGGCCATCCGGAACTGAACCTATATTCAGATGCTTCGCCGAAAGCGATACGCAAGAAAAGGCGGACGAAATGACTGAATGGGGAATCAGTCTGATTAAAAAATACAAGGAATAA
- a CDS encoding tetratricopeptide repeat protein — protein MPILSFSSNDIDVITGKKRRTIRKLWKTPLKKGDRLYCYWNLVSKEKMKIFEAIVTDVEDIDFEDIIGNDELAREEGFNDSKDMLREFKKMYGGRVDASDKFQIIYFEKLDIDDWKGDKIDEKSMITKRADILFDSGKFDKSTMCYDAALRIDPHDVYLLNKQGDNLSRLGKFDEAIECYDKALELEPDNIYILNNKAIALLNAGDFEAALKSSTIAYNYSPSSPIVLYWRGFILEIMGEYDKALKVYDKLIVIDSENPQVWNSRGNLLTDMGRLEEAIESFDRAVEVCLDDSEMDANAINRMGNAYIDLGKLDEALDCFNTAISLEQYNIDFLLNKGVVLMELGQYEDAVDSFNKVLLRDPDNEDAFFLKEECLDNL, from the coding sequence ATGCCTATTTTATCGTTTTCAAGTAATGATATTGACGTCATTACGGGAAAGAAAAGAAGAACCATCCGTAAGCTTTGGAAAACTCCTCTTAAAAAGGGTGACAGGCTCTACTGTTACTGGAATCTCGTTTCCAAAGAGAAAATGAAGATTTTTGAAGCCATTGTCACAGACGTTGAAGACATTGATTTTGAAGACATTATAGGAAATGACGAGCTGGCACGTGAGGAAGGCTTCAATGACTCCAAGGACATGCTGAGGGAATTCAAGAAGATGTACGGAGGCCGTGTCGACGCATCAGACAAGTTCCAAATCATTTATTTTGAAAAGCTTGACATCGATGACTGGAAAGGGGATAAAATCGATGAAAAATCAATGATTACCAAAAGGGCAGACATTCTCTTTGACAGCGGAAAGTTCGACAAGTCAACTATGTGCTATGATGCCGCACTGAGAATCGACCCCCATGACGTTTATCTGTTAAACAAGCAGGGAGACAATCTTTCAAGGCTCGGCAAGTTCGACGAGGCCATAGAATGCTACGACAAGGCGCTGGAACTGGAGCCGGACAACATCTATATTCTCAACAACAAGGCAATCGCCCTTTTAAATGCCGGCGATTTCGAAGCTGCCTTAAAGTCAAGCACCATCGCATACAACTATTCTCCAAGTAGCCCGATCGTTTTATACTGGAGAGGATTCATTCTGGAAATCATGGGGGAGTACGACAAGGCTTTAAAGGTCTATGACAAGCTCATAGTAATCGACAGCGAAAATCCTCAGGTGTGGAACTCAAGGGGAAACCTTTTAACCGATATGGGCCGTCTTGAAGAGGCCATAGAATCCTTTGACAGGGCGGTTGAGGTCTGTCTGGACGATTCCGAAATGGATGCCAACGCCATCAACAGGATGGGCAACGCATACATAGATTTGGGAAAGCTTGACGAGGCTCTGGACTGCTTCAATACAGCTATTTCTTTAGAACAGTACAATATTGACTTTCTTTTGAATAAGGGAGTCGTATTGATGGAGCTCGGCCAGTACGAAGATGCTGTGGACAGCTTCAATAAGGTTCTGCTGAGGGATCCGGATAATGAGGACGCATTTTTCCTTAAAGAAGAGTGTCTTGATAACTTATGA
- a CDS encoding anaerobic ribonucleoside-triphosphate reductase activating protein has translation MYVGGTLISSVEFHGNMSFVIFLSKCPLACRYCHNVELLEDNTERTFEEVKSEIDNAADFIDAVVLSGGEPLMQLDALIEIFTYVKSINLKTKLDTSGIYPDKIEKLLELNLLDFVSLDVKAPFEKYRKVTGANVGSQVKKSMKMLNDDPNVRLEVRTTYVPTLHTKKDIHNLVNDVEGDIYTIQQFRNKNVLDPALEKVEVPNPHELRKLAQDIRPLFNGIVKVKTAEFGEEIIE, from the coding sequence ATGTATGTGGGCGGAACGTTAATATCTTCGGTTGAATTTCACGGAAACATGTCCTTTGTGATTTTCCTGTCCAAATGCCCTTTGGCATGCAGATACTGCCATAACGTGGAGCTTTTGGAGGACAACACAGAAAGGACTTTCGAAGAGGTAAAGTCTGAGATTGACAACGCCGCAGATTTCATTGACGCAGTCGTTCTCTCAGGCGGAGAGCCCTTGATGCAGCTTGACGCCCTGATAGAAATATTTACGTACGTAAAAAGCATCAACCTTAAAACCAAGCTCGACACGAGCGGAATTTACCCTGATAAAATTGAAAAATTACTGGAATTGAATTTACTGGATTTCGTATCTCTGGATGTCAAGGCACCATTTGAAAAGTACAGGAAAGTAACCGGTGCCAATGTCGGTTCACAGGTCAAAAAATCAATGAAAATGTTAAACGATGACCCTAACGTTCGCCTTGAAGTCAGGACAACCTACGTGCCTACGCTTCATACCAAAAAGGACATCCACAATCTTGTAAATGATGTCGAAGGTGACATCTACACCATTCAGCAGTTCAGAAACAAGAACGTGCTTGATCCCGCCCTGGAAAAGGTGGAAGTGCCGAACCCTCATGAGCTGAGGAAACTTGCGCAAGACATCAGGCCATTATTCAATGGCATCGTAAAGGTCAAGACCGCAGAATTCGGCGAGGAAATAATAGAATAA
- the hisC gene encoding histidinol-phosphate transaminase, with the protein MKPRQIVSDMDSYVPGRSQDEIAAEFGLKKEDIIKLGSNENPWGPSPMALKAIAEESQFINRYPESQLKEIVHLAAEYAGVKDSQVIIGGDGADEIIDVLAKTFIEPGDEFIVPIPSYMYYEYLLKQYGANPVYARWDLEKNVLDVDSVFECISENTKMIFLCTPNNPTGTLIDKSDLIKIAGENPDILVVIDEAYFEYSEVTNRDLIDEYDNVFIIRTMSKVLGLAGMRVGYGLACEEIIEYMHRIKPVFSLTRLSYVAAVNTFKDTEYIERSINDGIESRDYLISELSKIDSLNVFPSKSNFILIGVKDTGYTATEITREFMKRGIIVRDCTSFKGLDEYWIRISICTMEENKKFIDIVHEVVG; encoded by the coding sequence ATGAAACCGAGACAAATTGTAAGTGATATGGACTCATATGTCCCTGGAAGGTCACAGGATGAAATAGCTGCAGAATTCGGACTTAAAAAGGAAGATATTATTAAGCTTGGATCCAATGAAAACCCGTGGGGTCCCTCTCCAATGGCATTAAAGGCGATTGCTGAGGAATCACAATTCATAAACAGGTATCCCGAATCACAATTGAAGGAAATCGTTCACCTTGCAGCCGAATATGCCGGCGTTAAGGACTCACAAGTCATTATTGGCGGTGACGGTGCAGATGAAATCATCGACGTTCTTGCAAAGACCTTCATCGAGCCGGGTGACGAGTTTATCGTGCCCATACCTTCATACATGTACTATGAATACTTATTGAAGCAGTATGGTGCCAATCCGGTTTATGCAAGATGGGATTTGGAAAAGAACGTTTTGGACGTCGATTCAGTATTCGAATGCATCTCAGAAAATACCAAAATGATTTTTTTATGCACTCCGAACAATCCTACCGGAACATTAATAGATAAAAGCGACTTGATTAAAATTGCAGGTGAAAATCCGGACATTTTAGTTGTTATTGATGAAGCTTACTTTGAATATTCCGAGGTTACAAACAGGGATTTAATCGATGAATACGACAACGTCTTCATCATCAGGACCATGTCCAAGGTTCTGGGCCTTGCGGGAATGAGGGTAGGCTACGGCCTTGCATGCGAGGAGATTATTGAATACATGCACAGAATCAAGCCCGTATTCTCCCTGACCAGACTGTCCTATGTTGCAGCGGTAAATACCTTCAAGGACACCGAATACATCGAAAGGTCAATTAATGATGGGATAGAAAGCAGGGACTATCTTATCAGCGAATTGTCCAAAATAGATTCTCTTAACGTATTCCCGTCCAAATCCAATTTCATACTGATTGGAGTCAAGGATACTGGTTATACCGCAACCGAAATCACCCGTGAATTCATGAAAAGGGGAATTATCGTAAGGGACTGCACGTCATTCAAGGGCCTGGATGAATACTGGATTAGAATCAGCATCTGTACGATGGAAGAAAATAAGAAATTCATCGATATAGTACACGAGGTAGTGGGTTAA
- a CDS encoding gamma carbonic anhydrase family protein, with protein MENTKDSIVICPGAQVIGDVELGENVSIWFGAVVRGDTAPIKIGNNSNVQDNCVVHCSKDFPTVIKDNVSVGHGAVVHGCTLEDNVLVGMNATILNGAKIGKNSIVGAGAVVSEGKEFPENSLILGVPARLIKEVTPEQIQHIQINADNYVKLSKQYKED; from the coding sequence ATGGAAAATACTAAAGACTCTATTGTAATATGCCCTGGTGCTCAAGTAATTGGTGATGTTGAACTTGGCGAAAACGTTTCCATCTGGTTTGGTGCCGTTGTCAGAGGAGATACGGCTCCAATCAAAATAGGAAACAATTCCAACGTACAGGATAACTGCGTTGTGCACTGCTCCAAAGACTTCCCGACCGTAATTAAGGATAATGTTTCAGTCGGTCATGGTGCAGTCGTTCACGGATGCACTCTTGAAGATAATGTCCTTGTTGGAATGAACGCAACCATCTTAAACGGCGCAAAGATTGGAAAGAACTCAATTGTCGGTGCCGGTGCTGTAGTAAGTGAAGGAAAGGAATTTCCGGAAAACAGCCTGATTTTAGGCGTTCCGGCAAGATTAATCAAGGAAGTTACGCCAGAACAGATTCAGCACATCCAGATTAACGCTGATAATTATGTAAAGCTGTCCAAACAGTATAAGGAAGATTAA